Part of the Tenacibaculum sp. SZ-18 genome, TTTTTAATAATGGTGAGAATGGAGAAATCTTAATATTACCATTAAAATTTGAATATACTATAGTTGATAAATTCAACGTAAATGCAGGACCTGTATTAGATTACTATTTAAGTGAAAAAGATGAAAATATCACAGATTTTGGATTAGGTTTAGGGCTTGGTGGATCTTATGATTTAACCGACAAATTATCTATTACGACAATGTACTCAATTGGCTTAATAAATCGAACTCCTGATTTAAAAGTTGATTTTGGATTTACAGAAATTTTCGATGTCAATACAAAATTTGACTTTTTTCAAGTAGGATTGGCATATAAGTTAAAATAATATTATTGGACTTAAAAAAACACCAATTTATTGGTGTTTTTTTTAGTCTATTTAAATTATCTTCTTCTAGATCTTCTTGAATCTCTTCCTTTGGAATTTTCTTTCTTTGGGAAGGGTTTCTTTTTGTTGTTTCTAGTTCTACCGAAACCTTTAGATGGATGATCATCATTTCTTCTGCTTCTTCCGCTTCCTCCGCGTCTTCTTCCGCCACCGCCTTTTCGCTCGGTTTTTGTAATTTCAATATTTACTTTTCTTC contains:
- a CDS encoding outer membrane beta-barrel protein codes for the protein MKNLFSILLLFVLLISFNSFSQSSEYGVTAGYNNFIASVNFDNQIGESSDGASGYYIGLFGDFKISDKFSFIPEVQFNQVFNNGENGEILILPLKFEYTIVDKFNVNAGPVLDYYLSEKDENITDFGLGLGLGGSYDLTDKLSITTMYSIGLINRTPDLKVDFGFTEIFDVNTKFDFFQVGLAYKLK